The following nucleotide sequence is from Deinococcus planocerae.
GAGGGACGGGCAGCAGGCGGCCCGGCGGTGCCGAGTTGGTTGCGTCATCTTGACGGGTTGGCAGCATCCTTGCTCACTTATCAAAGCTTTGGCACGCCTTGGGAGGTTGCCGCTCGTTCATGCGTCCTCATCTCCTGACCGCGCTGACGCTCCTGATGTTCAGCCTCGCTGCCGCCACGACCGTCACCGTGCAACCGGGCGACACCCTCACCCGCCTCGCGGTGCGACACGGCACGACGACTCAGGCCATGCGGCGCGCCAACCCCGGGGTGAACCCCGACCGGCTGTGGGTGGGAACGGCCCTGCGCCTGCCCACCGCGCCCCATCCTGAACCTGGACAGTGCGCCGGGGAGACACCCTAGGGGCTCTCTTGGGCGTCAACTGGGGGCTGAATCCCTGCCTGCCCCTCCAGGTGGGGTAGCGCCTCTCGTTGCCTGCGCCCACGACGGCCCGCACCCGCACCCCCACGACTGCCGTCGTGCGCGCGGCCTCCAACCGGGTAAACGCCGCGCTGCTCGTCCAGGGCCGGGACGCCCATTCACGCCGCCCTCCCCGGCACCGTCGTGGAATCCCGCTTTGACGGCCAGAGTGGCTGGGGCTGGACCATCGTGCTCGACCACGGGCGCAGGATGAGGACCCGGTACAGCCACAACAGCACCAACCTGGACCAGGTGGGCGCGCGGGTAAGGGCGGGTCGGCAGCACCGGTAACAGCACCGGGGCCCAGGTGTTGACTACCGCCTGTACCAGCAGGGTGAGTGCCTCACGGCACCCGTCCCACCCCCGCCTGGGCGGACGGGGGCGCGGTGAAGCTGACCAGGGCCAGCAGAACGAGCGCACGCTTCAAGGGGTCCTCCGGGGGGTTCCCCCAGCATAGCCAGGCTCCCGGCGCGGGGAGGGCCGCCCGCAGGGCCAGGTCTTTCAGGGCCGGGGGCCATCACGTACGCCATCCCGCCGGCGTGGCCCAACCACAGCCGCTCGAAGACCGCCCGGGGGGAGGTCCGCTTCACCGTCGCGTCGCTGGGCGCCGCCGGGTCGTTCACCACCGGGTTGCCCTGCGCGTCGAACCCGGTGAGGACCAGCAGGTGCCCGTCCGACCAGGAGAGTGGCGCGCCGGGCAGCTCCCCCGCCCGGAAGCGCAGGCTGACCGCCAGCGGGAGACCTTGCAGGAGGTAGGCTTCCGCATCCCGCAGGTTACCCATCCGCGTGACGAACGCCTGAGCAGCATGCTGGTGCTGGTCGGGCTGCACCACACCGGCCCCCATCCGGGTAGATCATCTGCGCGAGCCCCGGCACCTTCAGCACCCGGTTCCAGGCAGCTACCTGCCCCGCCGCGCCCCGCCCCCGCCGTCACCCGGTACTGGAAGGCGTCCGCGCGAAAAGGCAGCGTCAGGGTGCCGGTGTTCACCTTGCCGTCCGGGATGCGCGTCATTCGGAGGCTGGCCCGTGGCCCCCGCACGGGCCAAGTCCAGCAAGCGTCAGGACATCGGCTTCTCGCCGCAGGGTCGCCTTCCAGGGCATCTAATCCCCCCCCGGGTGGTCGCCCGGTTCCGGCTCAGGGCGGGGCGAAGGACGAAAGTCGGCGGGCAGCCACCAGGGCGCCTGGATCGTCCGGGCACGTGTCCACTCGAAGGCGAACATGCGCCGGTACTCGTCGATGGCGCCGGTATCGCTGGTGGCGAGCGTGTACTCGCCCAGGCCGAGCGGCCCGAACGAGGAATGGTGCAGGTTCTGGCTCCCGACCGTGAGCATCTGCCCGTCGATCAGGGCGGCCTTGGTGTGCAGCCCGCCCGCCGTGCCGTACCAGCGGGCCTGCACGTGGTCTTGCAGCCCCAGCGGCGCGAGTTCGGCCTGGAAGCCACGCAGCAGGGCCAGCGTCTCGGCCTGGAGCAGGGGATCGTAGTCCAGCAGCAGCCGCAGCGTGACGCCCCGCTCGCGGATCGCGCGCACGGCGGCGCGCCACACCGGCAGTTGAAAGGCGGGGCTGCAGCCGCCCGGCTCGGACAGCTTCCCCACGCAGCCCAGGGTGCCGCTCACCTGGGACTGCATCACGTCGATGCTCGTGCCCGCCGCCGCGAAGAGGGCGCTCACCGTGTCGTCGGCGTCCGGGTAGCCGCGGCGGCGGTAGAGGGGATACACCCGGGCGGTCCCGGCGGCGGGGGCCGGGGCCGTCCAGTCCAGCGGCAGCCGCGGTGCCCGAACCTCAAAGGCGCAGTCGCGCCGCAGCGTCGCTGGCGACGGCGGGGTTCGGCACGTGAGCTGTCGGCTCAGGGCCCACCCGTCGCGGAAGGCTGCCAGCGCGTTCCGGGCGACCGGGCCCCGCACCCAGAGGGCGAGATCCGTCAGGTCGAGGCCGCGCCCGCTCGGTGCCGTCTGGGGCTCGTGGAAGAAGCTGATGTTGTACCCGCCGGCCAGCACCCGCTCGCCGTCCTGCACGACAAGCTTGACGTGGTTGTGAGGCAGGGCATAGGCGTAGTTGGCGATCTCCAGCCGCCAGCCCGGCACGGGGTCGTTGCTCAGGGGGACGCCCGCTTCCAGCAGGTGCCGGGCGGCGCTGTAGGCGTTGGCCGCCGGATCGAGGAGGTCGCCCAGCCGGATGGAGTTGCCCAGCATGACGCGCACGGTCACGCCGTCCGGGTAGCGGTTGGGGAACGCGGCCACGTCCCGCCGCAGGGCGGCGATGGCCTGGGCGACCCGCGCCCCCGGGGCGTCCGGGCCGTCGTCCCAGATCATGTTGGCGATCAGCAGTTCACGGCGCGTCTGGCGCAGTTGGCCGACCAGCAGGTCGAAGGCTCCCCCCGGCCGGCGTGGCTGAGCGCTGTAGGTGGGGTCCGCGTTCGGGAAGTGCAACAGCCCTTCCACCTGGTTCCCGCAGCTCAGCGCCGCGCCCTGCCCCCGCGTCCGCTCGAACAGCAGGCGGTCGAGCGGCGCTTGAGGAGCCGGACAGGTGTTCAGGCCCAGCCCGTCGAGGGCGTCGGTGTCGGGCGCGGGGAGCGGGCCGGCCACCTCGAACCCGGCCGCCACGGCGAGCCCCCACCCCCCAGACCAGGAGTCAGGGACCAGCAGAAACACCAGCCAGACCAGCCCCCAGGCGATGGAACGGGGAAGGAGAACAAGACATCCCTTCTGGAGCGAACTTGCCCTCAACGGGCGAACGGAACCTGGATTCAAGCGTAGAAACTCCTCGCGGCTGCCGGGCGGCCGCATGGAACTTCTTCACGGCAGCACCGGAGGCCTCGTCAGTTCAAGCAAGGCTGCGGGTGAGCAAGGGTGGGACGGGTGCCCCTGAACCCAGCCTCAGTTTCCCATACACTGTACACATGAACAAGTGCTCATGCGTATGGTTGCAGGGGGAGGGTGGTTGACGCGAGGGGCTGTTTTCCCGCTGCAAGGCGTTCATGCAGGAGCCGTGTGGGATTCAGGGTCGAGCTGTGTCGTGGGAGAGGCGAGCAACGGATAAAGACGTTGGGGACGTGATCAAGGACCTGTTCCGGCAGGGCGAGTGAGGATTCGCCACACATGCCGAATTTGATTTCCTTCCAATCGAGTGCGCTCGGGGCGCTGGGGCAACTGGCCCTGCTGGCGGCCCTCGCCTTCTCCCTGGGCGGCACCTGGCTCGCGGTGGTCGGCGGGCTGAGGGCCGACGCCCGGGCCACCGAGGCGGCGCGGCGGGCGGTGTGGGCCGTCTTCGGCCTCGTGACCCTCGCCTCCCTGATCCTGATGACGGCGCTGCTGGGCGACGACTTCTCGGTGCGGTACGTGGCCGAGCACTCCATGAGGGCGTCGCCCACCTGGGTGAAGGTGACGAGCCTGTGGGGAGCACTCTCCGGGTCGATCCTGCTGTGGGCGTGGCTGCTCGCGGGGTTCGCCTTCGTGCTGAGCCTGACCCTGCGGCGCGACGCCCTGCGGCCCTGGGCCCTCGCGGCGATGTTCGTCAGCCTGCTGTTCTTCGTGGGGGTGTGCGCCTCGGTCGCCAGCCCCTTCACGCCGGTCTCGCAACTCGTCACCGACGGGCGCGGCCCCAACCCCGCCCTGCAAAACCACTGGATGATGGCGGTCCACCCGGTCCTGCTGTACCTGGGCTTCGTGGGCCTGAGCGTGCCCTTCGCCTACGCGGTCGCCGCGCTCGTCACCGGGCGGCTCTCCGACCACTGGGTCGTGACCACCCGGCGCTGGACGCTGGTGGCCTGGGCCTTTCTGACCGCCGCCATCGTCGCGGGGGGCTGGTGGAGCTACGAGACGCTGGGCTGGGGCGGCTACTGGGCGTGGGACCCGGTGGAGAACGCCTCGTTCATCCCCTGGCTGCTCGCCACGGCCTTCCTGCACAGCGTGCAGATTCAGGAGCGGCGCGGGCTGATGCGCTCGTGGAACGTGTGGCTGATCGTGCTGGCCTACGCGAGCACGGTGCTGGGGACCTTCCTCAACCGCTCCGGCATCGTGCAGAGCGTCCACGCCTTCGCGG
It contains:
- a CDS encoding phospholipase D-like domain-containing protein; translated protein: MAAGFEVAGPLPAPDTDALDGLGLNTCPAPQAPLDRLLFERTRGQGAALSCGNQVEGLLHFPNADPTYSAQPRRPGGAFDLLVGQLRQTRRELLIANMIWDDGPDAPGARVAQAIAALRRDVAAFPNRYPDGVTVRVMLGNSIRLGDLLDPAANAYSAARHLLEAGVPLSNDPVPGWRLEIANYAYALPHNHVKLVVQDGERVLAGGYNISFFHEPQTAPSGRGLDLTDLALWVRGPVARNALAAFRDGWALSRQLTCRTPPSPATLRRDCAFEVRAPRLPLDWTAPAPAAGTARVYPLYRRRGYPDADDTVSALFAAAGTSIDVMQSQVSGTLGCVGKLSEPGGCSPAFQLPVWRAAVRAIRERGVTLRLLLDYDPLLQAETLALLRGFQAELAPLGLQDHVQARWYGTAGGLHTKAALIDGQMLTVGSQNLHHSSFGPLGLGEYTLATSDTGAIDEYRRMFAFEWTRARTIQAPWWLPADFRPSPRPEPEPGDHPGGD
- a CDS encoding C39 family peptidase: MVQPDQHQHAAQAFVTRMGNLRDAEAYLLQGLPLAVSLRFRAGELPGAPLSWSDGHLLVLTGFDAQGNPVVNDPAAPSDATVKRTSPRAVFERLWLGHAGGMAYVMAPGPERPGPAGGPPRAGSLAMLGEPPGGPLEACARSAGPGQLHRAPVRPGGGGTGAVRHSPCWYRR
- a CDS encoding LysM peptidoglycan-binding domain-containing protein is translated as MRPHLLTALTLLMFSLAAATTVTVQPGDTLTRLAVRHGTTTQAMRRANPGVNPDRLWVGTALRLPTAPHPEPGQCAGETP